Proteins from one Sabethes cyaneus chromosome 2, idSabCyanKW18_F2, whole genome shotgun sequence genomic window:
- the LOC128737593 gene encoding protein MIX23 yields the protein MNSRYECGDFSQFQEELKKMRDLDDKIVYALNTSLPTESFKGQVDPEAKCRELHRQLQTGYSHRQEAIKNCIVLCADTVKQLKEKREDTRDDVALNKQFKTEQRKLRLLQAELSVEDIIRERTQKAFRERCRLFVNLDSL from the exons ATGAATAGCAGATATGAATGCGGCgatttttctcaatttcag GAAGAGCTGAAAAAGATGCGAGACTTGGATGATAAAATCGTATATGCACTGAATACCTCATTACCGACTGAGTCCTTTAAAGGTCAGGTTGATCCGGAAGCCAAATGTCGTGAACTGCATCGGCAGCTTCAGACAGGCTACAGTCACCGGCAGGAAGCAATTAAGAATTGCATTGTTCTTTGTGCGGATACCGTCAAACAACTCAAAGAGAAACGGGAGGACACTCGGGACGACGTTGCATTGAACAAACAATTTAAGACCGAACAACGAAAG TTACGTTTGCTCCAAGCCGAGCTCAGTGTGGAGGACATAATCCGTGAGCGCACGCAGAAAGCTTTCCGAGAGCGATGTAGACTGTTTGTGAACTTGGATTCCTTATAG